A region of Haloplanus sp. XH21 DNA encodes the following proteins:
- a CDS encoding cysteine hydrolase family protein, translating into MPYDPDRTAVIVVDMQNGFCHPDGSLYAPPSEAAIDAVTTLVDRAHRAGARVVYTRDVHPPEQFDDTHYYDEFDRWGEHVLEGSWEAELVDDLDVRPTDHVVEKHTYDAFHGTELDGWLSARGIDDLLICGTLANVCVLHTAGSAGLRDYRPVLVTDAIGYVEEDHHEYAVDHADWLFGETTTGEAVEFLPDC; encoded by the coding sequence ATGCCGTACGATCCGGACCGGACGGCGGTGATCGTCGTCGACATGCAGAACGGGTTCTGTCACCCCGACGGGAGTCTCTACGCCCCGCCGAGCGAGGCGGCCATCGACGCGGTGACGACGCTCGTCGATCGCGCTCACAGAGCGGGCGCGCGCGTGGTGTACACCCGCGACGTCCACCCGCCCGAGCAGTTCGACGACACCCACTACTACGACGAGTTCGACCGCTGGGGGGAACACGTCCTCGAAGGGTCGTGGGAGGCCGAACTCGTCGACGACCTCGACGTGCGCCCCACTGACCACGTCGTCGAGAAACACACGTACGACGCTTTCCACGGGACGGAACTCGACGGCTGGCTCTCGGCCCGCGGCATCGACGACCTGCTCATCTGCGGGACGCTCGCCAACGTCTGTGTCCTCCACACCGCGGGGAGCGCGGGCCTCCGGGACTACCGTCCCGTCCTCGTCACCGACGCCATCGGCTACGTCGAGGAGGACCACCACGAGTACGCCGTCGACCACGCC